Proteins from one Drosophila gunungcola strain Sukarami chromosome 3R, Dgunungcola_SK_2, whole genome shotgun sequence genomic window:
- the LOC128263779 gene encoding cuticle protein 16.5-like, with translation MPIKWLSKLAAASVTEKPTSSNNQINMKFLICLAFCIAAAQAGYIASPVATYAAAPAYATAYSAAAPLAYTAPVATYAAPAYSSYSAPVYRAPVYTAPVATYAAGPAFAAPITTYAAPAVVSSFLKKK, from the coding sequence ATGCCTATAAAATGGTTAAGTAAATTGGCAGCAGCATCAGTTACTGAGAAACCAACAAGCTCAAACAATCAAATCAACATGAAGTTCCTTATCTGCTTGGCTTTCTGCATTGCCGCCGCCCAGGCTGGTTATATCGCTTCTCCAGTGGCGACTTATGCTGCAGCTCCGGCTTATGCCACCGCCTACTCCGCTGCTGCTCCTTTGGCCTACACCGCTCCTGTGGCCACCTATGCCGCTCCTGCCTACTCCTCCTACTCCGCTCCGGTGTACAGAGCTCCGGTCTATACCGCTCCGGTGGCCACCTATGCCGCAGGTCCCGCTTTCGCCGCCCCCATCACCACCTACGCTGCTCCAGCCGTGGTCAGCTCATTCCTGAAGAAGAAATAA